The following proteins are encoded in a genomic region of Hymenobacter siberiensis:
- a CDS encoding SMP-30/gluconolactonase/LRE family protein, whose protein sequence is MNKEAVVNADSATLKTASADTMGVPAGSIPTIGSPQLLFTLLDTHNTPDGLARSPDGRILLSVPNIADNSQPAAIIEIVGNAYQPFAPNLPLEPITKKAAPMDLAFGPDGNVYYTENQYENSKKFVSRLMRINMKNGKPGNIETVVDSFALSNGLVWKGNLLYITDSQWDMPGNDKGSAILRFTLDELKRSNGPLHLKPKTKDPHVLAMFTTNERNRRGQRGRRHRLRQQRQPLHRSLRRRQLLQSHPQARLHLRQAGSRATDRRQNYLHRRLRD, encoded by the coding sequence CGGCTCCATTCCCACCATTGGCAGCCCGCAGCTGCTCTTCACGCTGCTGGATACGCACAACACCCCCGACGGCCTCGCCCGGAGCCCCGACGGCCGCATCCTGCTCTCGGTGCCCAACATTGCCGATAATAGCCAGCCAGCCGCCATTATCGAGATTGTGGGCAATGCCTACCAGCCTTTCGCCCCCAACCTCCCCCTGGAGCCCATCACCAAAAAAGCCGCCCCGATGGACCTGGCTTTCGGCCCCGATGGCAACGTGTACTACACCGAAAACCAGTACGAAAACAGCAAGAAATTCGTGTCGCGCCTTATGCGCATCAACATGAAAAACGGCAAGCCTGGCAACATCGAAACCGTGGTGGACAGCTTCGCGCTATCCAACGGCCTGGTGTGGAAGGGCAATTTGCTGTATATCACCGATAGCCAATGGGATATGCCCGGCAACGACAAGGGCAGTGCCATCCTGCGCTTCACCCTCGATGAGCTGAAAAGGTCCAATGGCCCGCTGCACCTCAAGCCCAAAACCAAGGACCCGCACGTACTGGCCATGTTCACGACCAACGAACGAAACCGGCGTGGACAACGGGGCCGACGGCATCGACTACGACAGCAAAGGCAACCTCTACACCGGTCCCTTCGGCGACGGCAGCTTCTACAAAGTCACCCTCAAGCCCGACTGCATCTTCGCCAAGCAGGAAGCCGTGCAACTGACCGGCGACAAAATTACCTGCATCGACGGCTTCGTGATTGA